A genomic region of Caldicellulosiruptor acetigenus contains the following coding sequences:
- a CDS encoding ATPase, T2SS/T4P/T4SS family, with protein MIINPIAGIGTALVLGHSEEEKVTEIIQEFIRRYPELYVNATDPYQVVNEVNQLLVEKGYKIPAKVILDSMFGYGIIEHLLEDPLVTDVFINHEKEISYKKWGKIYETNLQFRNRQAFIEYIKRIAIMNGATINMNEADVTFTDIKRGLRITAAIPPVAIRPFLHIRRPLVGQKLETLVNESNMLTKEQTEILRQALRERKTIIIAGRGGSGKTTLLSALVEEIPEHIRVGIIQEVYEIKTERKNTISELVRPGSSILKEYSLFELTKNMLLRSVETIVVGELKDKETFDVLNAVHTGHQALATVHSPSAEETINRLIFLMKRAQTDLSENFLREVLENSIDYIVYMKDYKVQCIFEVGKKVELVC; from the coding sequence GTGATTATAAATCCCATTGCTGGTATAGGGACAGCGCTGGTACTGGGACACAGCGAAGAAGAAAAAGTAACAGAAATAATCCAGGAATTTATTCGCCGCTATCCGGAACTTTATGTAAACGCCACTGACCCGTATCAGGTGGTGAATGAAGTCAATCAGCTGCTGGTGGAAAAAGGATATAAGATTCCAGCCAAAGTTATTCTTGACAGTATGTTCGGATACGGCATAATTGAGCACCTGCTTGAAGACCCGCTTGTGACAGATGTCTTTATCAACCACGAAAAAGAGATAAGTTACAAGAAATGGGGAAAAATCTATGAAACAAATTTGCAGTTCAGGAACAGGCAGGCATTTATAGAGTACATCAAGCGCATAGCAATCATGAACGGAGCAACTATAAATATGAACGAAGCGGACGTAACATTTACAGACATCAAAAGAGGTTTGAGAATTACCGCAGCCATTCCACCAGTAGCGATAAGACCATTTTTACACATACGAAGACCCCTTGTGGGACAAAAACTTGAAACTCTCGTGAATGAATCTAATATGCTAACAAAAGAACAGACTGAAATCTTAAGACAGGCACTCAGAGAAAGGAAAACAATCATCATAGCGGGAAGGGGTGGAAGCGGAAAGACAACTTTACTTTCTGCTCTTGTTGAGGAAATCCCCGAACATATCAGAGTCGGCATAATACAGGAAGTATATGAAATCAAAACAGAGCGAAAAAACACCATCTCGGAACTTGTCCGGCCTGGAAGTAGCATCCTCAAAGAGTATTCACTTTTTGAACTGACAAAAAACATGCTGCTTCGTTCAGTTGAAACAATTGTTGTTGGCGAACTGAAAGATAAGGAAACATTTGATGTTTTAAATGCCGTCCACACAGGACATCAGGCACTTGCAACCGTGCATTCACCTTCAGCAGAAGAGACAATAAATAGATTGATTTTCCTGATGAAACGGGCACAGACCGATTTGAGCGAAAACTTTTTGAGAGAAGTGCTGGAAAACTCAATTGATTACATTGTCTACATGAAGGATTATAAAGTCCAGTGCATTTTTGAAGTTGGAAAGAAGGTTGAGCTGGTATGTTAG
- a CDS encoding type II secretion system F family protein: protein MLGYRRKEKVIKHQIPVFSLKAYFSLAVVVALLTFACFVTTKNIILAVMYSVIVLGVFDFLFELAYMLVQQLFVNQYLSFVSSFATAVTVTKSAIQAVKYCKEYTRPPLKGILDGVVSEYDAGVIDTGNFFSELAERINIRLYKQFFLLVRVADETGADVVGICRKILDNNTDALKLVRQIKASTIVGFGVIAFMIAINLLIFNVAIQNEEIATWLFTTNRQDLVFNMIAILAGLATPKLLVSWSDTV, encoded by the coding sequence ATGTTAGGGTACAGACGAAAAGAGAAAGTGATTAAGCACCAGATACCCGTGTTTTCACTGAAAGCTTATTTTTCACTGGCAGTGGTAGTTGCACTCTTAACCTTTGCTTGTTTTGTCACCACGAAGAATATTATTCTTGCTGTGATGTATTCGGTAATTGTCCTGGGTGTGTTTGATTTTTTGTTTGAACTTGCATACATGCTTGTGCAACAGTTGTTTGTGAACCAGTATCTCTCGTTTGTATCGTCATTTGCAACAGCTGTGACTGTTACAAAGTCTGCAATTCAGGCTGTTAAATACTGCAAAGAATATACAAGACCACCGCTAAAAGGTATACTTGATGGGGTTGTAAGTGAATACGATGCAGGAGTGATTGATACAGGCAATTTTTTCTCAGAGCTTGCAGAAAGGATAAATATAAGACTTTACAAACAGTTTTTTCTGCTCGTGAGAGTGGCAGACGAGACAGGTGCTGATGTTGTGGGTATCTGCAGAAAAATTCTGGACAACAATACAGATGCTTTGAAGTTAGTTCGACAAATCAAAGCGTCAACAATTGTAGGCTTTGGAGTAATCGCTTTTATGATAGCAATAAATTTGCTCATTTTCAATGTTGCAATACAGAATGAAGAAATAGCAACCTGGCTTTTCACAACAAACAGGCAGGACCTGGTATTCAACATGATTGCTATTTTGGCAGGACTTGCAACACCAAAATTACTGGTAAGCTGGAGTGATACAGTATGA